The following coding sequences are from one Salvia hispanica cultivar TCC Black 2014 chromosome 3, UniMelb_Shisp_WGS_1.0, whole genome shotgun sequence window:
- the LOC125209731 gene encoding serine/threonine protein phosphatase 2A 57 kDa regulatory subunit B' theta isoform-like: protein MINKIFSKIPRKSSKSGGEPSPSSSSSTASKRNEGGNKRLSSAVDDANAITAPFSVLSVGNNGDDRFLRDRNLRGDVNIASASYEALPSFRDVPSSEKQLLFIRKVKMCCVEFDFTDPTKNLKEKEIKRQTLLELVEYLTSASGKFSENVMQEAVKMVSANIFREFTPQPRENKLVDGVDLEEEEPAMDPAWSHLQVVYEFLLRFVASPETDPKIAKRYVDHSFVLKLLGLFDSEDPREREYLKTILHRIYGKFMVHRPFIRKSINNIFYHFVFETEKHNGIAEFLEVLGSIINGFALPLKEEHKLFLVRTLIPLHKPKCLGMYHQQLSYCITQFVEKDCKLADIIIRGLIKYWPVTNSSKEVLFLNELEEVLEATQAPEFQRCMVPLFHQISRSLNSLHFQVAERALFLWNNDHIENLVKQNRKVILPIIFPALEKNARHHWNQAVHSLTLNVRKFFYDLDPDLFKACQIKFQDDEAKENDIRERRETTWKRLEQVATAKKAANNGP from the exons ATGATTAACAAGATATTTAGTAAGATTCCAAGGAAGAGCTCAAAATCTGGAGGAGAGCCTAGCCCCTCCTCGAGTTCTTCGACTGCTTCGAAGAGAAATGAAGGGGGGAATAAGAGATTGAGTAGTGCAGTGGATGATGCTAATGCTATCACTGCCCCGTTCTCAGTTTTAAGCGTTGGCAACAACGGAGATGATAGGTTTCTTCGAGATAGGAACTTGAGAGGGGATGTAAACATAGCTTCTGCTTCGTATGAAGCGTTGCCAAGCTTTAGGGATGTCCCGAGCTCTGAGAAGCAGCTATTGTTCATCAGGAAGGTGAAGATGTGTTGTGTCGAATTTGACTTCACTGACCCCACGAAGAATCTCAAAGAGAAGGAGATCAAGCGGCAGACTTTGTTAGAGTTAGTCGAGTACTTGACTTCTGCAAGTGGGAAGTTTAGTGAAAATGTGATGCAGGAGGCTGTTAAGATGGTGTCAGCCAACATCTTTAGGGAGTTCACGCCTCAGCCTAGGGAGAACAAGCTTGTTGATGGCGTTGATTTGGAAGAGGAAGAGCCTGCGATGGACCCCGCGTGGTCTCATTTGCAAGTTGTGTATGAATTCTTGCTGAGGTTTGTTGCTTCGCCAGAGACAGATCCGAAAATTGCCAAAAGATATGTGGATCATTCCTTTGTGCTGAAACTGCTCGGCCTCTTTGACTCTGAAGATCCGAGGGAGAGGGAGTATCTGAAAACCATACTACACCGCATCTATGGGAAGTTCATGGTGCACCGGCCCTTCATTAGGAAATCAATCAATAACATATTCTACCATTTTGTTTTCGAGACGGAGAAACACAATGGCATTGCTGAGTTTCTTGAAGTCCTTGGCAGCATAATCAACGGGTTTGCTCTGCCGCTCAAGGAGGAACATAAACTGTTTCTTGTCCGGACTTTGATTCCTCTGCATAAGCCGAAATGTTTGGGGATGTATCATCAGCAGTTATCTTACTGCATTACACAGTTTGTCGAGAAAGACTGCAAGCTCGCTGATATCATTATCAGGGGACTGATAAAGTACTGGCCCGTTACAAACAGCTCGAAGGAAGTTCTGTTTCTTAATGAGCTCGAGGAGGTATTGGAAGCAACTCAGGCGCCAGAATTCCAGCGCTGTATGGTACCTCTGTTTCATCAAATTTCGCGAAGCTTGAATAGTTTGCATTTTCAG GTGGCGGAGAGGGCTTTGTTTCTGTGGAACAACGATCACATCGAGAACCTGGTAAAGCAGAACCGCAAGGTGATACTTCCGATCATCTTCCCCGCGCTGGAGAAGAACGCTCGGCATCACTGGAATCAGGCGGTCCACAGCCTGACCTTGAACGTGCGCAAGTTCTTCTATGATCTCGACCCGGACCTATTCAAGGCCTGCCAGATCAAGTTCCAAGACGACGAAGCGAAGGAGAACGACATCCGAGAGAGACGCGAAACGACGTGGAAACGCTTGGAGCAAGTGGCTACTGCTAAGAAGGCTGCAAATAATGGTCCTTGA